The following proteins come from a genomic window of Cotesia glomerata isolate CgM1 unplaced genomic scaffold, MPM_Cglom_v2.3 scaffold_1936, whole genome shotgun sequence:
- the LOC123274046 gene encoding tyrosine-protein phosphatase non-receptor type 9-like, with amino-acid sequence LNFILIFTVSKMRDSYLKTLSASELLEMTNHPKFCSLVLQEHAEVMDIPLRGTTSQSLRKENLKKNRFSNIPCWDHSRVIINARENLNFDVGDWDPSRQEVASEGNAETYIHANYVDGFKEISKYICAQTPLEDTWESFFKLIWEQQSQVIVSLTDIDRDHKKSYYLWTTPKGSETTFGSFLAEILDIREELSFTRTRVKITNKITDTSREITNFWFTDWPDNRIPTGMEEFVELRNNVNKEQSRLIKQAGDSSLTPGPIVVNCSTGTGWAGTFCAIDNAIEQLYKEKEVSVGEIVLKIRSQRHSSVYLPEQYAFCYLVLKYVILEEAKRLVELIKGLKSSGS; translated from the coding sequence tgcttaattttatattaatattcacCGTTTCTAAGATGAGAGACTCGTACTTAAAAACTCTGAGTGCCTCAGAGCTGCTGGAGATGACAAATCACCCGAAGTTCTGCAGTCTCGTCCTTCAAGAACACGCCGAAGTGATGGATATTCCTTTGAGAGGCACAACTTCTCAGTCTTTGAGAAAAGAAAACTTGAAAAAGAATAGATTCAGCAACATTCCGTGTTGGGATCATTCGCGCGTGATTATAAACGCGCGggaaaacttaaattttgacgTGGGGGATTGGGACCCTTCACGACAAGAGGTAGCGTCGGAAGGAAATGCAGAGACTTACATCCACGCGAACTACGTTGATGGATTCAAAGAAATCAGCAAGTACATCTGCGCACAAACGCCGTTAGAAGATACTTGGGAGTCTTTCTTCAAGCTGATTTGGGAACAGCAATCACAGGTTATTGTGTCGCTGACGGATATAGACAGAGATCACAAGAAGAGCTACTACCTTTGGACGACTCCCAAGGGCTCTGAAACGACCTTTGGAAGTTTTCTCGCTGAAATCCTCGATATCAGAGAAGAATTAAGTTTCACTAGAACCCGAGTGAAGATCACTAATAAGATTACGGACACTTCACGGGAGATTACCAATTTTTGGTTCACTGACTGGCCCGACAACAGAATCCCCACTGGCATGGAAGAGTTTGTGGAGCTACGAAATAATGTCAACAAAGAACAGTCCAGATTGATAAAGCAAGCTGGAGATAGTTCTCTGACCCCGGGGCCTATTGTGGTTAACTGTTCCACCGGAACCGGCTGGGCCGGAACTTTTTGTGCGATAGACAACGCAATAGAACAACTTTACAAGGAAAAGGAAGTTTCAGTTGGTGAAATAGTTCTCAAAATTAGGAGCCAAAGGCATTCTAGTGTTTATCTTCCGGAACAGTACGCGTTTTGCTACTTAGTGCTGAAATATGTGATTCTAGAAGAAGCTAAAAGACTTGTCGAGTTGATCAAAGGACTTAAAAGCTCGggtagttaa